In a genomic window of Scyliorhinus torazame isolate Kashiwa2021f chromosome 5, sScyTor2.1, whole genome shotgun sequence:
- the LOC140420696 gene encoding uncharacterized protein codes for MEGKSTVNNGEKPYTCSECGQGYRRFSGLLKHKHIHTGERPYKCGDCGKVFRYPSELQAHRRNHTGERQFNCPVCGKGFTQSSTLVTHQRIHTGERPFICSECGKRFTHSYNLLNHQRVHSGERPFLCSDCGMGFTHSSNLLTHQRVHTGEKPFTCSECAKRFTRLSNLRKHQRSHTAEKPFTCSECGEGFTHLSKLRKHQRSHTDNLFKHSPPGSAVEVREN; via the coding sequence atggaaggaaaaagcaccgttaacaatggggagaaaccgtacacgtgctcTGAGTGTGGACAAGGCTACAGGCGATTTTCTGGCCTGTTGAAACACAAgcacattcacactggagagagaccatataAATGTGGAGATTGTGGGAAGGTATTCAGATACCCATCTGAACTGCAAGCTCATCGGcgcaatcacactggggagaggcagtTCAACTgtcccgtgtgtgggaagggattcactcagtcatccactctggtgacacatcagcgaattcacactggggagaggccatttatctgCTCTGAATGTGGAAAGCGATTCACTCATTCATACAACCTGCTGaaccaccagagagttcacagcggggagaggccgttcctctgctctgactgtgggatgggattcactcattcatccaacctgctgacacaccagcgggttcacactggggagaagccgttcacctgctccgagtgtgcaaAAAGATTCACTcgtttatccaacctgcggaaacaccaacgcagtcacactgcggagaaaccgttcacctgctccgagtgtggggaaggattcactcatttatccaaactgcggaaacaccagcgcagtcacactgaTAACCTGTTTAAACACTCACCTCCAGGGAGTGCTGTAGAGGTTCGGGAGAACTGA